From Quercus lobata isolate SW786 chromosome 1, ValleyOak3.0 Primary Assembly, whole genome shotgun sequence, one genomic window encodes:
- the LOC115983436 gene encoding homeobox-leucine zipper protein REVOLUTA, with the protein MAMAVAQQHRESSSGSISRHLDAGKYVRYTAEQVEALERVYSECPKPSSLRRQQLIRECPILSNIEPKQIKVWFQNRRCREKQRKESSRLQTVNRKLTAMNKLLMEENDRLQKQVSQLVCENGYMRQQLHTTSAATTDASCDSVVTTPQHSLRDANNPAGLLSIAEETLAEFLSKATGTAVDWVQMPGMKPGPDSVGIFAISQSCNGVAARACGLVSLEPTKIAEILKDRPSWFRECRSLEVFTMFPAGNGGTIELVYTQTYAPTTLAPARDFWTLRYTTSLDNGSLVVCERSLSGSGAGPNAAAAAQFVRAEMLPCGYLIRPCEGGGSIIHIVDHLNLEAWSVPEVLRPLYESSKVVAQKMTIAALRYIRQIAQETSGEVVYGLGRQPAVLRTFSQRLSRGFNDAVNGFNDDGWSLINSDGAEDVIIAVNSTKNLSATSNPANSLSFVGGILCAKASMLLQNVPPAVLVRFLREHRSEWADFNVDAYSAASLKAGSYAYPGMRPTRFTGSQIIMPLGHTIEHEELLEVIRLEGHSLPQEDAFASRDIHLLQICSGVDENAVGACSELVFAPIDEMFPDDAPLLPSGFRIIPLDSKTSDAKDSLSTHRTLDLTSSLEVGPATNHAAGDVPSCHYSRSVLTIAFQFPFDSSLQDNVATMARQYVRSVISSVQRVAMAISPTGLSPAMGPKLSPGSPEALTLAHWICQSYSYHIGADLLRSDSLGGDSVLKHLWNHQDAILCCSLKTVPVFIFANQTGLDMLETTLVALQDITLDKIFDESGRKALCADFAKLMQQGFTYLPGGICMSTMGRHVSYEQAVAWKVLAADETTVHCLAFSFVNWSFV; encoded by the exons ATGGCTATGGCTGTGGCTCAGCAGCACAGAGAGAGTAGCAGTGGGAGTATCAGTAGGCACCTTGATGCTGGCAAGTATGTAAGGTACACAGCTGAGCAAGTTGAGGCGCTCGAGCGAGTCTATTCTGAGTGCCCAAAGCCCAGCTCTTTGCGTAGACAGCAACTGATTCGAGAGTGCCCCATTCTCTCCAACATCGAGCCCAAGCAGATCAAGGTCTGGTTCCAGAATCGCAG GTGCCGAGAGAAGCAGAGAAAAGAGTCTTCACGGCTCCAGACTGTGAACAGGAAATTGACAGCGATGAACAAGCTGTTGATGGAGGAGAATGATCGCCTGCAGAAACAGGTTTCGCAGCTGGTATGCGAAAATGGGTATATGCGGCAACAATTGCATACT ACATCAGCAGCAACTACTGATGCAAGTTGTGACTCTGTGGTTACCACTCCTCAGCATTCTCTGAGAGATGCTAATAACCCTGCTGG ACTCCTCTCCATTGCAGAGGAGACCTTGGCAGAGTTCCTTTCAAAGGCTACAGGAACTGCTGTCGATTGGGTCCAGATGCCTGGGATGaag CCTGGTCCGGATTCGGTTGGGATCTTTGCCATTTCCCAAAGTTGCAATGGAGTGGCAGCTCGAGCTTGCGGTCTTGTAAGTTTAGAACCTACAAAG ATTGCAGAGATCCTTAAAGATCGTCCATCTTGGTTTCGGGAATGTCGGAGCCTTGAAGTTTTCACCATGTTTCCAGCTGGTAATGGAGGGACAATTGAACTTGTTTACACACAG ACATATGCTCCAACTACACTGGCTCCTGCACGGGATTTTTGGACTTTAAGATACACTACAAGCTTAGACAATGGCAGTCTTGTG GTTTGTGAGAGATCTCTGTCTGGTTCTGGTGCTGGCCCAAATGCAGCTGCTGCTGCCCAGTTTGTGAGAGCTGAAATGCTTCCTTGTGGTTATCTGATTCGGCCGTGTGAGGGTGGAGGGTCAATCATCCATATTGTTGACCACCTGAATCTTGAG gCATGGAGTGTGCCAGAAGTGCTGCGACCCCTTTATGAATCATCAAAAGTAGTGGCCCAGAAAATGACTATTGCG GCCCTGCGCTATATAAGGCAAATAGCTCAGGAGACAAGTGGTGAGGTTGTATATGGTTTGGGCAGGCAGCCGGCTGTTCTGAGGACTTTTAGCCAAAGATTGAGCAG AGGCTTCAATGATGCTGTCAATGGATTCAATGACGATGGCTGGTCGTTGATCAATAGTGATGGTGCTGAAGATGTGATTATTGCAGTTAATTCAACCAAGAACTTGAGTGCCACCTCTAATCCTGCAAATTCCCTCTCATTCGTTGGAGGAATTCTGTGTGCAAAGGCTTCCATGCTACTCCAA AATGTCCCTCCTGCTGTCCTGGTGCGCTTCCTGAGGGAGCACCGCTCAGAGTGGGCTGATTTCAACGTTGATGCTTATTCAGCTGCATCACTGAAAGCGGGCTCATATGCTTATCCAGGGATGAGGCCTACAAGGTTTACTGGGAGCCAAATTATCATGCCTCTTGGCCACACAATAGAACATGAAGAA TTGCTTGAAGTTATTCGACTTGAAGGACATTCTCTTCCCCAAGAAGATGCTTTTGCATCAAGGGACATTCATCTATTGCAG ATATGTAGTGGAGTTGACGAGAATGCTGTGGGAGCTTGTTCTGAACTTGTATTTGCTCCAATTGATGAAATGTTTCCTGATGATGCTCCACTGTTACCCTCTGGTTTCCGTATCATTCCATTGGATTCAAAAACA AGTGATGCCAAAGATTCATTGTCGACTCATCGCACCCTAGATCTTACATCAAGTCTTGAAGTGGGCCCAGCAACAAACCATGCTGCGGGAGATGTGCCATCGTGTCATTACTCTCGATCAGTCTTGACTATTGCTTTCCAGTTTCCATTTGATAGCAGTCTACAAGATAATGTTGCAACCATGGCACGCCAGTATGTCCGAAGTGTCATCTCCTCTGTGCAGAGGGTTGCCATGGCAATATCTCCAACAGGATTGAGCCCAGCCATGGGACCAAAGCTTTCCCCAGGCTCTCCAGAGGCTCTTACGCTGGCTCACTGGATCTGCCAGAGCTATAG TTACCATATAGGAGCAGACCTGCTGAGATCTGATTCTCTGGGTGGTGATTCGGTGTTGAAACATTTATGGAATCACCAGGATGCCATTTtgtgctgttcattaaag ACAGTGCCAGTTTTCATCTTCGCAAACCAGACAGGGCTTGACATGTTGGAAACAACTCTAGTGGCTTTACAAGACATCACACTCGATAAAATATTCGATGAGTCTGGACGCAAGGCATTGTGTGCTGACTTTGCCAAGTTAATGCAGCAG GGATTCACTTACTTGCCGGGTGGAATCTGCATGTCGACAATGGGGCGCCATGTTTCATATGAACAAGCGGTTGCATGGAAAGTCCTTGCTGCAGATGAGACCACTGTCCATTGCCTAGCCTTTTCTTTCGTAAACTGGTCTTTTGTGTGA
- the LOC115983446 gene encoding double-stranded RNA-binding protein 2, which translates to MYKNQLQELAQRSCFNLPSYTCIREGPDHAPRFKATVNFNGEIFESPQYCSTLRQAEHSAAEVALNSLSHRGPSHSLAARILDETGVYKNLLQEIAQRVGAPLPQYTTFRSGLGHLPVFTGIVELAGITFTGEPAKNKKQAEKNAAMAAWSSLKQLAKEAASSSSEPENSDELEQITIARALMNYRLKEKRAMANPNALIPFPKKFPMQSPRPSSPQPPPVTTSKILPLICQKTAPRNRHHLTTVNDSHMLSPQSTALEGRGIRSQKFPAAGATPYVPIRQFRTPCHGIAQPVTIRTAVPVYSAPPFPQPVKLTSQVMRASPVQCAAPISIRQAIPVYAAPPARKDDPPVVQKEDPPTVIAPTLPSKLSAQVEETRSTTASNRQESETVQSFEQLKL; encoded by the exons ATGTACAAAAACCAGCTTCAGGAGCTGGCCCAGCGGAGCTGCTTCAACCTGCCTTCCTACACGTGCATTCGGGAAGGTCCGGACCACGCGCCCAGGTTCAAGGCCACCGTCAACTTTAACGGCGAGATCTTCGAGAGCCCTCAGTACTGCTCCACTCTCCGCCAGGCCGAGCACTCCGCCGCCGAGGTCGCCCTCAACTCTCTCTCCCACCGTGGCCCCTCTCACTCTCTCGCCGCCAGGATCCTG GACGAGACGGGGGTTTACAAGAACCTCCTGCAGGAAATTGCACAAAGAGTTGGAGCCCCATTGCCACAATACACAACATTCAGGTCTGGTCTTGGACACCTACCTGTGTTTACAGGGATAGTTGAATTGGCTGGAATCACATTCACAGGAGAACCCgccaaaaataagaaacaagCGGAGAAAAATGCAGCTATGGCAGCTTGGTCATCTCTAAAACAAT TGGCAAAAGAGGCTGCAAGTTCTTCATCTGAACCAGAAAACAGTGATGAGCTGGAACAGATCACGATAGCACGAGCTTTAATGAACTACCGATTGAAGGAAAAGAGAGCAATGGCTAACCCTAATGCTCTCATACCATTTCCAAAGAAGTTCCCAATGCAGAGCCCTAGACCATCTAGTCCACAACCTCCGCCTGTTACCACATCAAAGATCCTCCCCCTAATCTGCCAGAAGACAGCTCCTCGAAACAGACACCACTTAACAACAGTAAATGACAGCCACATGCTGTCACCACAGTCTACCGCTCTGGAAGGTCGTGGGATCCGTTCTCAGAAGTTCCCTGCGGCAGGTGCTACTCCCTATGTTCCCATCCGACAATTTAGGACACCCTGCCATGGTATTGCACAACCTGTGACAATAAGGACTGCAGTGCCTGTTTACTCTGCCCCACCGTTTCCACAACCAGTGAAGCTAACCTCTCAGGTGATGCGGGCCTCACCTGTCCAATGTGCTGCTCCCATCTCCATTAGGCAGGCTATACCTGTATATGCTGCTCCACCAGCTCGCAAAGACGATCCTCCAGTTGTTCAAAAAGAAGATCCTCCAACTGTTATTGCACCTACCCTGCCAAGTAAATTATCAGCTCAAGTAGAGGAAACGAGGAGCACAACTGCAAGCAACCGACAAGAATCTGAGACAGTACAAAGCTTCGAACAACTCAAACTCTGA